A single Cupriavidus sp. D39 DNA region contains:
- a CDS encoding DUF4124 domain-containing protein: MHRFGAPMHVSAAACAMLALVLLCWSRPAPAQSDIFVCAGPNGVPEYRNGNGGKGCKRLSLPEVTTVPGGRVSAPSAGKGAAPAVAPTAFPRVDSATQKSRDGERRAVLEQELQSEEAKLAALRAEFNNGQPERQGNERNYQKYLDRTATLRDDIARGEANAASLRRELSNLKD, translated from the coding sequence ATGCACCGGTTCGGTGCTCCCATGCACGTATCGGCGGCCGCCTGCGCCATGCTGGCGCTTGTGCTGCTGTGCTGGAGCCGGCCGGCCCCGGCGCAGTCGGATATCTTTGTCTGCGCTGGCCCCAACGGCGTGCCTGAATACCGCAACGGCAACGGGGGCAAGGGCTGCAAGCGGCTCAGCCTGCCGGAGGTCACGACGGTGCCGGGCGGGCGCGTGAGCGCCCCGTCGGCAGGCAAGGGTGCCGCGCCCGCGGTCGCGCCCACCGCGTTTCCGCGTGTGGACAGCGCGACCCAGAAAAGCCGCGATGGCGAGCGCCGCGCCGTGCTTGAGCAGGAGCTGCAAAGCGAGGAGGCCAAACTGGCCGCGCTGCGCGCCGAGTTCAACAACGGCCAGCCCGAGCGCCAGGGCAATGAACGTAACTACCAGAAGTACCTCGACCGCACCGCTACGCTGCGCGACGACATCGCGCGTGGCGAGGCCAATGCCGCTTCGCTGCGGCGCGAACTCTCCAATTTGAAGGACTAG
- a CDS encoding HAD-IIB family hydrolase, whose protein sequence is MQAIQTLPAPALRRIRGVLTDIDGTITTDGRLPAATYLALDRLKAAGLHVIPVTGRCIAWAEILTRLWPVDAIIGENGAFYSHLRAGKLVTRYLDDAATRADNLARIHALGERILQEVPGCALASDQAWHAADLAIDHAEDVVPLPPAAVERIAGLMREAGMTATVSSIHVNGWFGDHDKLSMSRLCAAELLGADLDAEREEWLFIGDSANDASMFAHFPLSVGVANIRDILSQLPAKPAYITEAACGEGFAEMAELLLAARG, encoded by the coding sequence ATGCAAGCCATACAAACCCTTCCCGCCCCGGCGCTGCGCCGGATTCGCGGCGTGCTGACCGATATCGACGGCACCATTACCACCGACGGCAGGCTGCCGGCGGCCACCTATCTGGCGCTCGACCGCCTCAAGGCAGCCGGCCTGCACGTGATCCCGGTCACGGGCCGCTGCATCGCCTGGGCCGAGATCCTGACGCGGTTATGGCCGGTGGACGCCATCATCGGCGAGAACGGCGCCTTCTACTCCCACCTGCGCGCGGGCAAGCTGGTGACCCGTTACCTGGACGATGCCGCCACCCGGGCCGACAACCTGGCGCGCATCCACGCCCTTGGCGAGCGCATCTTGCAAGAGGTACCGGGCTGCGCGCTGGCCTCGGACCAGGCCTGGCACGCCGCCGACCTCGCCATCGACCACGCTGAGGACGTCGTGCCCCTGCCGCCCGCCGCGGTCGAGCGCATTGCCGGGCTGATGCGGGAAGCCGGCATGACCGCCACGGTCTCGTCCATCCACGTCAACGGCTGGTTCGGGGATCACGACAAGCTCAGCATGAGCCGTTTGTGCGCTGCGGAGTTGCTGGGCGCGGACCTGGATGCCGAGCGGGAGGAATGGTTGTTCATCGGCGACTCAGCGAACGACGCCAGCATGTTTGCCCATTTCCCGCTGTCGGTCGGCGTGGCCAATATCCGCGACATCCTGTCGCAGTTGCCCGCCAAGCCAGCCTATATCACCGAGGCGGCCTGCGGCGAGGGCTTTGCGGAAATGGCTGAGCTGCTGCTGGCCGCGCGCGGCTGA
- a CDS encoding 3-hydroxylaminophenol mutase, whose translation MAHSVADVMKLVKENDVKFVDFRFTDTKGKEQHVSVPVSHFDEDKFESGHAFDGSSIAGWKGIEASDMLLMPDPNTANVDPFYEEPTLILTCDVVEPSDGKGYDRDPRSIAKRAEAYLKSTGLGDTAFFGPEPEFFIFDGVTWNIDMQGCSVKIQSEEAPWSSGKEFEHGNSGHRPGKKGGYFPVAPIDTFQDIRSEMCLILESLGIPVEVHHHEVAGQGQNEIGTKFSTLVQRADWTQLQKYVIQNVAHTYGKTATFMPKPVVGDNGSGMHVHQSVWKDGQNLFAGNGYAGLSEFALYYIGGIIKHARALNALTNPGTNSYKRLVPGFEAPVKLAYSARNRSASIRIPYVANPKGRRIETRFPDPLMNPYLGFSALLMAGLDGVQNKIHPGEAADKNLYDLPPEEDAKIPTVCSSLDQALEYLDNDREFLTRGGVFSNSMIDAYIELKMEEVTRFRMTTHPIEFDMYYSL comes from the coding sequence ATGGCCCACAGCGTTGCAGATGTGATGAAGCTTGTGAAGGAAAACGACGTCAAGTTCGTCGATTTCCGTTTCACCGATACCAAAGGCAAAGAGCAGCACGTGTCGGTACCCGTGTCGCACTTCGATGAAGACAAGTTTGAAAGCGGCCACGCTTTCGACGGCTCGTCGATCGCCGGCTGGAAGGGTATCGAGGCTTCGGACATGCTGCTGATGCCGGATCCGAATACCGCTAACGTCGATCCGTTTTACGAAGAACCGACCCTGATCCTGACCTGCGACGTGGTTGAGCCGTCGGATGGCAAGGGCTACGACCGTGACCCGCGTTCCATCGCCAAGCGCGCCGAGGCTTACCTGAAGAGCACCGGCCTGGGCGACACCGCCTTCTTTGGCCCGGAACCCGAGTTCTTCATCTTCGACGGCGTGACCTGGAACATTGACATGCAGGGTTGCTCTGTCAAGATCCAATCGGAAGAAGCACCGTGGTCGTCGGGCAAGGAATTCGAGCACGGCAACAGCGGCCACCGTCCGGGCAAGAAGGGCGGCTACTTCCCCGTCGCCCCGATCGACACGTTCCAGGACATCCGTTCGGAAATGTGCCTGATCCTGGAATCGCTGGGCATCCCCGTGGAAGTCCACCACCACGAAGTGGCCGGCCAGGGCCAGAACGAAATCGGCACCAAGTTCAGCACGCTGGTGCAGCGCGCCGACTGGACGCAGCTGCAAAAGTACGTGATCCAGAACGTTGCCCACACCTACGGCAAGACCGCCACCTTCATGCCGAAGCCGGTCGTTGGCGACAACGGTTCGGGCATGCACGTGCACCAGTCCGTATGGAAGGATGGCCAGAACCTGTTCGCAGGCAACGGCTACGCTGGCCTGTCGGAATTCGCGCTGTACTACATCGGCGGCATCATCAAGCATGCTCGCGCGCTGAATGCCCTGACCAACCCGGGCACGAACTCGTACAAGCGTCTGGTGCCGGGCTTCGAAGCGCCGGTCAAGCTGGCCTACTCGGCTCGCAACCGTTCGGCTTCGATCCGTATTCCGTACGTTGCCAACCCGAAGGGCCGCCGCATCGAGACCCGCTTCCCGGATCCGCTGATGAACCCGTACCTGGGCTTCTCGGCGCTGCTGATGGCCGGCCTGGACGGCGTGCAGAACAAGATCCACCCGGGCGAAGCTGCCGACAAGAACCTGTACGACCTGCCGCCGGAAGAGGATGCAAAGATCCCGACCGTGTGCTCCAGCCTCGACCAGGCCCTGGAATACCTGGACAACGACCGCGAGTTCCTGACGCGCGGTGGCGTCTTCTCCAACTCCATGATCGATGCCTACATCGAGCTGAAGATGGAGGAAGTCACCCGCTTCCGCATGACCACGCACCCGATCGAGTTCGACATGTACTACTCGCTGTAA